From the Salarias fasciatus chromosome 16, fSalaFa1.1, whole genome shotgun sequence genome, one window contains:
- the LOC115403472 gene encoding trace amine-associated receptor 8a-like, protein MDAAEPAELCFPQLFNSSCRKPPAPPSTATAVLVHVLLSFASVLTAVLNMLVIISISHFRQLHTSTNLLLLSLAVSDFLVGLLLMPVEILSSDTCWLLGDAACALYYIVTFIITSSSVGSAVLISIDRYLAVCDPLHYPNRVTLNRTKVCICLCWVCSSIYNTTLILRNFLRQSDSHSACRGECVVILSNATVTVDFVVNFSAPITVIIILYLRVFAVAVSQAQAMRSHVAAHQRSLAVKKSELKAAKTLGVVVVVFVICLCPYYAPTFIGQGVEENTFTSSFVVWLAYLNSCLNPLIYTMFYPWFRKSIKIIVTLQILKPNSRHAKIM, encoded by the exons ATGGACGCTGCAGAACCAGCTGAACTCTGCTTTCCTCAGCTCTTCAACTCCTCCTGCAGGaagcctccagctcctccgtccACGGCCACGGCCGTGCTGGTCCACGTCCTGCTGTCCTTCGCCTCTGTGCTCACTGCTGTCCTCAACATGCTGGTCATCATTTCCATCTCACACTTCAG gcagctccacacctccaccaacctcctgctcctctctctggcAGTGTCAGACTTCCTGGTGGGCCTCCTGCTGATGCCGGTTGAAATCCTTTCCTCCGATACCTGCTGGCTCCTGGGTGATGCTGCGTGTGCTCTGTACTACATTGTCACTTTTATcatcacttcttcttctgtaggAAGTGCGGTGCTCATATCAATCGACCGCTACTTGGCTGTCTGCGATCCCCTGCACTACCCCAACAGAGTCACTCTGAACAGAACTAAAGTCTGCATCTGTCTCTGCTGGGTCTGTTCCTCCATCTATAACACCACCCTCATCCTGAGAAACTTCCTCCGACAGTCGGATTCTCACAGCGCCTGCAGGGGAGAGTGTGTGGTGATCCTCAGTAACGCCACGGTCACCGTGGACTTTGTGGTGAACTTCAGCGCTCCCATCACGGTCATCATCATTCTGTATCTGAGGGTGTTTGCGGTGGCGGTGTCTCAGGCTCAGGCCATGCGCTCTCACGTCGCAGCACATCAGCGCTCCCTCGCCGTCAAGAAatctgagctgaaagcagcaaagACCCTgggcgtggtggtggtggtgtttgtGATCTGTCTGTGTCCTTATTACGCTCCAACCTTCATAGGTCAGGGTGTGGAGGAAAATACCTTCACCTCTTCGTTTGTGGTCTGGTTGGCGTATTTGAACTCATGTCTGAACCCTCTGATCTACACTATGTTTTACCCCTGGTTCAGGAAATCCATCAAAATCATTGTGACACTGCAGATCCTGAAGCCCAACTCTCGCCACGCTAAGATAATGTAG
- the LOC115403465 gene encoding trace amine-associated receptor 8a-like, whose protein sequence is MDAAEPAELCFPQLFNSSCRKPPAPPSTATAVLVHVLLSFASVLTAVLNMLVIISISHFRQLHTSTNLLLLSLAVSDFLVGLLLMPVEILSSDTCWLLGDATCALYYIVGFIITSSSVGSVVLISIDRYLAVCDPLHYPNRVTLNRTKVCICLCWVCSSIYNATLILRNFLRQSDSHGACRGECVVILSNATVTVDFVVNFSAPITVIIILYLRVFAVAVSQARAVRSHVAAHQRSLAVKKSELKAAKTLGVVVVVFLICLCPYYAPTFMGQGVEESPSTSPFVLWLAYLNSCLNPLIYTMFYPWFRKSIKVIVTLQILKPNSYHAKIM, encoded by the exons ATGGACGCTGCAGAACCAGCTGAACTCTGCTTTCCTCAGCTCTTCAACTCCTCCTGCAGGaagcctccagctcctccgtccACGGCCACGGCCGTGCTGGTTCACGTCCTGCTGTCCTTCGCCTCTGTGCTCACTGCTGTCCTCAACATGCTGGTCATCATTTCCATCTCACACTTCAG gcagctccacacctccaccaacctcctgctcctctctctggcAGTGTCAGACTTCCTGGTGGGCCTCCTGCTGATGCCGGTTGAAATCCTTTCCTCCGATACCTGCTGGCTCCTGGGTGATGCTACGTGTGCTCTGTACTACATTGTAGGTTTTATCATTACCTCTTCTTCAGTAGGAAGTGTGGTGCTCATATCAATCGACCGCTACTTGGCTGTCTGCGATCCCCTGCACTACCCCAACAGAGTCACTCTGAACAGAACTAAAGTCTGCATCTGTCTCTGCTGGGTCTGTTCCTCCATCTATAACGCCACCCTCATCCTGAGAAACTTCCTCCGACAGTCGGATTCTCACGGCGCCTGCAGGGGAGAGTGTGTGGTGATCCTCAGTAACGCCACGGTCACCGTGGACTTTGTGGTGAACTTCAGCGCTCCCATCACGGTCATCATCATTCTGTATCTGAGGGTGTTTGCGGTGGCGGTGTCTCAGGCTCGGGCCGTGCGCTCTCACGTCGCAGCACATCAGCGCTCCCTCGCCGTCAAGAAatctgagctgaaagcagcaaagACCCTgggcgtggtggtggtggtgtttcTGATCTGTCTGTGTCCTTATTACGCTCCAACCTTCATGGGTCAGGGTGTGGAGGAAAGCCCCTCCACCTCTCCGTTTGTTCTCTGGTTGGCGTATTTGAACTCATGTCTGAACCCTCTGATCTATACTATGTTTTACCCCTGGTTCAGGAAATCCATTAAAGTCATTGTGACACTGCAGATCCTGAAGCCCAACTCTTACCACGCTAAGATAATGTAG
- the LOC115403305 gene encoding trace amine-associated receptor 3-like, whose amino-acid sequence MEATDETELCFPTLPNSSCRRTVNPPSVSMTAYVTLSCISLLTVALNLLVIISISHFKKLHTPTNILLLSLAVSDFLVGFIILLQFLNINGCWYLGDSMCALYGVLEYVITSASIGTMVLISVDRYIAVCDPLHYSTKVTENRVKLIVLQCWFGSALCHTLLLKENLKHPGSFKSCTGECVLGITPVAGIVNLILTFIAPVAVIILLYMRVFVVAVSQARAMRSHVAVVTLQSSGTVLVKKSELKAARSLGVVVLVFLLCLCPFFCVTMSNEVTAFSVSSIAFVLNLYYFNSCLNPLIYAFFYPWFRRCVKLIVTLQILRPRSGEANVMEWD is encoded by the exons ATGGAAGCTACTGATGAAACTGAGCTCTGCTTCCCAACACTCCCCAActcttcctgcaggagaaccgTGAATCCTCCCTCAGTGTCAATGACGGCTTACGTCACACTGTCCTGCATCTCTCTGCTCACTGTGGCCCTCAACCTGCTGGTCATCATCTCCATCTCTCATTTCAA gaAGCTCCACACTCCCaccaacatcctcctcctctctctggctgtCTCAGATTTCCTTGTGGGCTTCATCATTTTGTTACAGTTTCTCAACATCAATGGCTGCTGGTATCTTGGTGACTCTATGTGTGCACTCTATGGAGTTTTAGAATACGTCATCACTTCTGCCTCTATAGGAACCATGGTGCTGATATCGGTCGATCGCTATATTGCAGTTTGTGATCCATTACATTATTCCACCAAAGTGACGGAGAACAGAGTGAAGCTGATCGTGCTGCAGTGCTGGTTCGGTTCTGCTCTCTGTCACACTTTGTTGCTCAAAGAGAACCTGAAACACCCAGGAAGCTTTAAATCCTGcactggagagtgtgtgttagGGATTACTCCTGTTGCTGGAATTGTAAATCTCATCCTGACATTTATCGCTCCTGTTGCTGTCATCATTCTTCTGTATATGAGAGTGTTTGTGGTGGCGGTGTCTCAGGCTCGAGCCATGAGGTCTCACGTTGCAGTGGTGACCCTGCAGAGCTCGGGGACGGTTCTGGTGAAGAAATCGGAGCTGAAAGCTGCCCGGTCTCTGGGcgtggtggtgctggtgtttctgttgtgtctctgtCCTTTTTTCTGCGTCACAATGTCAAATGAGGTCACGGCGTTCAGTGTTTCATCCATcgcttttgttttaaatctgtaTTACTTTAACTCCTGTCTGAACCCTCTGATCTACGCTTTTTTCTATCCCTGGTTCAGGAGATGCGTGAAACTGATAGTGACTCTGCAGATCCTGAGGCCTCGATCTGGTGAGGCCAACGTAATGGAGTGGGACTGA
- the LOC115403463 gene encoding trace amine-associated receptor 13c-like, which translates to MEAADLCFPQLLNASCGRPPRPHFETLLIYVLLSCVSLLTVVLNLLVVISISHFRQLQTPTNLLLLSLAVSDFLVGLLMCFQTMLIDGCWYLGDFMCTLYQCLAYVITSASLGTMVVISVDRYVAICCPLQYSSRITQQRVQVCVCLCWICSVLFQCLNLMDSFQQSGRFTSCVGECVFVISQTAALADLVFSFVVPITVILILYLRVFVVAVSQARAMRQQLVPAGPHKSGRATPKKSEMKAARALGTVIVVFLICMCPYYCVSLSGQENALDSSLAAFMVYLFYFNSSLNPIIYAFFYPWFRKSIRLIVTLQILQPDSCDTNML; encoded by the exons aTGGAGGCCGCTGATCTCTGCTTTCCGCAGCTCCTGAACGCCTCCTGCGGGAGGCCGCCGCGGCCGCACTTCGAGACGCTGCTCATCTACGTCCTGCTGTCCTGCGTCTCCCTGCTCACCGTCGTCCTCAACCTGCTGGTTGTCATCTCCATCTCCCACTTCAG GCAGCTCCAGACTCCCACcaacctcctgctcctctctctggccGTGTCTGACTTCCTGGTGGGCCTCCTCATGTGCTTCCAGACGATGCTGATCGATGGCTGCTGGTACCTGGGGGACTTCATGTGCACGCTCTACCAGTGTCTGGCCTACGTGATCACCTCGGCCTCGCTGGGCACCATGGTGGTCATATCTGTGGACCGTTACGTGGCCATCTGTTGCCCCCTGCAGTACTCCAGCAGGATCACGCAGCAGAgggtccaggtgtgtgtgtgcctgtgttggatctgctctgtcctcttCCAGTGCCTGAACCTGATGGACAGCTTCCAGCAGTCGGGCCGCTTCACCAGCTGCGTTGGAGAGTGCGTCTTCGTCATCAGCCAGACCGCCGCGCTGGCCGACCTGGTCTTCTCCTTCGTGGTTCCCATCACTGTGATACTGATCTTGTATCTGAGGGTGTTTGTGGTGGCCGTGTCTCAGGCTCGGGCCATGAGGCAGCAGCTCGTTCCGGCCGGACCTCACAAGTCCGGAAGAGCCACTCCCAAGAAGTCTGAGATGAAGGCGGCCCGGGCGCTCGGGACGGTCATTGTGGTTTTTCTGATCTGTATGTGCCCATATTACTGTGTCAGTCTCTCTGGCCAGGAGAACGCTTTAGATTCCTCGTTAGCTGCCTTTATGGTGTATTTGTTCTACTTCAACTCCTCTCTCAACCCCATCATCTACGCTTTCTTCTACCCCTGGTTCAGGAAATCCATCAGGCTCATCGTGACGCTGCAGATCCTGCAGCCCGACTCCTGTGACACCAACATGCTGTAG